The following proteins come from a genomic window of Enterobacter chengduensis:
- the uvrB gene encoding excinuclease ABC subunit UvrB — MSKPFKLNSAFRPSGDQPEAIRRLEEGLEDGLAHQTLLGVTGSGKTFTIANVIADLQRPTMVLAPNKTLAAQLYGEMKEFFPENAVEYFVSYYDYYQPEAYVPSSDTFIEKDASVNEHIEQMRLSATKALLERRDVVVVASVSAIYGLGDPDLYLKMMLHLTQGMIIDQRAILRRLAELQYTRNDQAFQRGTFRVRGEVIDIFPAESDDMALRVELFDEEVERLSLFDPLTGHVESVIQRFTIYPKTHYVTPRERIVQAMEEIKVELAERRKVLLANNKLLEEQRLSQRTQFDLEMMNELGYCSGIENYSRFLSGRGPGEPPPTLFDYLPADGLLVIDESHVTIPQIGGMYRGDRARKETLVEYGFRLPSALDNRPMKFEEFEALAPQTIYVSATPGNYELEKSGDEVIDQVVRPTGLLDPIIEVRPVATQVDDLLSEIRARSAINERVLVTTLTKRMAEDLTEYLEEHGEKVRYLHSDIDTVERMEIIRDLRLGEFDVLVGINLLREGLDMPEVSLVAILDADKEGFLRSERSLIQTIGRAARNVNGKAILYGDKITPSMAKAIGETERRREKQQRYNEEHGITPQGLNKKVVDILALGQNIAKTKTKGRGKARSVVEEDTVVLTPKALQQKIHELEGQMMQHAQNLEFEEAAQIRDQLHQLRDLFIAAS; from the coding sequence ATGAGTAAACCGTTCAAATTGAATTCTGCTTTCCGTCCTTCTGGCGATCAGCCTGAGGCGATCCGTCGTCTCGAAGAGGGGCTGGAAGACGGGCTGGCGCACCAGACGCTGCTGGGGGTAACCGGCTCGGGTAAAACGTTCACCATCGCCAACGTGATTGCGGATCTCCAGCGCCCAACGATGGTGCTGGCGCCGAATAAAACCCTGGCCGCGCAGCTCTACGGTGAGATGAAAGAGTTCTTCCCGGAAAACGCCGTGGAGTACTTCGTCTCTTACTACGATTACTACCAGCCTGAAGCGTACGTACCGAGCTCTGACACCTTTATCGAGAAAGATGCCTCGGTGAACGAACACATCGAGCAGATGCGACTGTCGGCCACCAAGGCGCTTCTGGAGCGTCGTGATGTGGTTGTGGTCGCGTCGGTTTCGGCGATCTACGGTCTGGGCGATCCGGATCTCTATCTCAAGATGATGCTGCACCTGACGCAGGGGATGATCATCGACCAGCGTGCGATTTTGCGTCGACTGGCCGAGCTGCAGTACACCCGTAACGATCAGGCCTTCCAGCGCGGCACCTTCCGCGTGCGCGGTGAAGTGATCGACATCTTCCCGGCGGAATCGGACGATATGGCGCTGCGCGTCGAGCTGTTTGACGAAGAGGTCGAGCGCCTGTCGCTCTTCGACCCGCTGACCGGACACGTTGAGTCGGTGATCCAGCGCTTCACCATCTACCCGAAAACGCACTACGTGACGCCGCGCGAGCGTATCGTGCAGGCAATGGAAGAGATCAAAGTGGAGCTGGCCGAGCGCCGTAAGGTGCTGCTGGCGAACAATAAGCTGCTGGAAGAGCAGCGCCTCAGCCAGCGCACGCAGTTCGACCTTGAGATGATGAACGAGCTGGGCTACTGCTCCGGCATCGAAAACTACTCGCGCTTCCTCTCCGGGCGCGGGCCGGGCGAGCCGCCGCCGACGCTGTTTGATTACCTTCCGGCAGACGGTTTGCTGGTGATCGATGAATCCCACGTCACGATCCCGCAGATCGGCGGGATGTACCGGGGCGACCGGGCGCGTAAAGAGACGCTGGTGGAGTACGGATTCCGCCTGCCGTCAGCGCTGGATAACCGTCCGATGAAGTTTGAAGAGTTTGAGGCGCTGGCGCCGCAGACCATCTACGTGTCGGCCACCCCGGGCAACTACGAGCTGGAGAAATCGGGCGATGAGGTGATCGACCAGGTAGTCCGTCCGACCGGGCTGCTGGACCCGATTATCGAGGTGCGCCCGGTGGCCACGCAGGTGGACGATCTGCTCTCTGAGATCCGGGCCCGTTCCGCCATCAACGAGCGCGTGCTGGTGACGACGCTCACCAAGCGCATGGCGGAAGACCTGACCGAGTATCTTGAAGAACACGGTGAGAAGGTGCGCTATCTGCACTCGGATATCGACACCGTGGAGCGCATGGAGATTATCCGCGACCTGCGTCTGGGCGAGTTTGACGTGCTGGTGGGGATCAACCTGCTGCGAGAAGGCCTGGATATGCCGGAAGTCTCGCTGGTGGCGATTCTGGATGCGGATAAAGAGGGCTTCCTGCGTTCTGAACGCTCCCTTATCCAGACCATTGGCCGCGCGGCGCGTAACGTCAACGGCAAAGCGATTCTGTACGGTGACAAAATCACCCCGTCGATGGCGAAAGCGATCGGCGAAACGGAGCGCCGCCGCGAGAAACAGCAGCGCTACAACGAAGAGCACGGCATTACCCCGCAGGGGCTGAACAAGAAGGTGGTGGATATTCTGGCGCTCGGTCAGAACATTGCCAAAACCAAAACGAAAGGCCGCGGCAAGGCGCGTTCCGTGGTGGAAGAAGATACCGTCGTACTGACGCCGAAGGCGCTGCAGCAGAAAATTCACGAGCTGGAAGGGCAGATGATGCAGCACGCGCAGAACCTGGAGTTCGAAGAGGCGGCGCAGATCCGCGACCAGCTTCATCAGCTGCGGGATTTGTTTATTGCGGCATCGTGA
- the yvcK gene encoding uridine diphosphate-N-acetylglucosamine-binding protein YvcK, translating to MRNRTFADLDRVVALGGGHGLGRVMSSLSSLGSRLTGIVTTTDNGGSTGRIRRAEGGIAWGDMRNCLNQLITEPSVASAMFEYRFGGNGELSGHNLGNLMLKALDHLSVRPLEAINLIRNLLKVDAFLIPMSEQPVDLMAIDAEGHEVYGEVNIDQLLVPPTELMTYPAVPATREAVEAIGEADLILIGPGSFYTSLMPILLVKELAQALRRTPAPMVYIGNLGRELSPAAASLSLADKLSLMEQYVGKKIIDGVVVGPKVDVSGIGDRLVVQEPLEASDIKYRHDRHLLREALEKAIQALG from the coding sequence GTGATGTCCTCGTTGTCTTCACTCGGCTCAAGGCTGACGGGGATAGTGACCACCACCGATAACGGCGGCTCAACCGGGCGAATTCGTCGTGCCGAAGGCGGTATTGCCTGGGGAGATATGCGCAACTGTCTAAACCAGTTAATTACCGAACCAAGCGTCGCCTCAGCGATGTTTGAGTACCGTTTTGGCGGTAATGGCGAACTTTCCGGGCATAACCTTGGAAATCTCATGTTAAAGGCGCTGGATCACCTGAGCGTAAGGCCCCTGGAAGCGATCAACCTTATCCGTAATTTGCTCAAAGTGGACGCATTCCTGATCCCCATGTCTGAACAACCGGTTGACCTGATGGCAATCGACGCTGAAGGGCATGAAGTGTACGGCGAGGTGAATATTGACCAGCTCCTCGTGCCGCCAACGGAGCTCATGACCTATCCGGCCGTGCCCGCCACGCGAGAAGCGGTGGAGGCCATTGGGGAAGCGGATCTTATCCTGATCGGTCCGGGCAGTTTCTATACCAGCCTGATGCCCATACTGCTGGTGAAAGAGCTGGCGCAGGCGCTGCGCCGCACCCCTGCCCCGATGGTTTATATCGGCAATTTAGGCCGTGAGCTGAGCCCGGCGGCGGCGAGCCTGTCGCTGGCAGACAAACTGAGTCTGATGGAGCAGTACGTCGGCAAGAAAATCATTGACGGTGTAGTCGTGGGCCCGAAAGTAGATGTGTCAGGGATTGGCGATCGTCTGGTGGTGCAGGAGCCGCTGGAGGCCTCAGACATCAAGTATCGCCACGACCGTCACCTGCTGCGCGAGGCGCTGGAGAAAGCGATTCAGGCGCTGGGCTAG
- a CDS encoding IS110 family transposase — MTEHTNVGIDIAKETFDVFISPDGIFLHLDNTPQGHQLLLDALSSRTVTRIVMEATGRYHNLLAATLELAGLPVAVVNPAQVKHFARALGTLFKTDPNDARIICEFGRRMTPDIRPAPDEQTQRLAMMVSRRRQLVDNRTMEQNRYGSCTDELIRMGIKRHIDWLNAEIKDTDDDIDQQIKVMPLWQEKVKLLEEVKGIGRTTLAVLLSMLPELGQLNRRKISALVGVCPYAHDSGKMKGKRCIWGGRSAVRAALYMAAMSAVRYNPTIQAFFEKLRSKGKAFKVAMTACVRKLVTILNAMVRDNKKWAAA, encoded by the coding sequence ATGACTGAACATACCAACGTTGGCATCGATATCGCCAAAGAGACCTTTGATGTATTTATCAGTCCTGACGGGATTTTTCTTCATCTGGATAATACCCCTCAGGGCCATCAGCTACTCCTCGACGCCCTTTCATCCCGTACCGTTACACGCATCGTGATGGAAGCCACGGGGCGCTACCACAACCTGCTTGCTGCCACGCTTGAACTTGCCGGGCTGCCTGTCGCCGTCGTTAATCCTGCTCAGGTCAAACACTTCGCCCGCGCTCTCGGGACGCTGTTCAAGACAGACCCGAACGATGCCCGCATCATCTGCGAGTTTGGCCGCAGGATGACACCGGATATCAGACCCGCTCCGGACGAACAGACGCAGCGTCTCGCCATGATGGTATCCCGCCGCCGCCAGTTGGTGGACAACAGAACCATGGAGCAGAACCGCTACGGCTCCTGCACTGATGAGCTTATCCGGATGGGTATCAAACGGCATATTGACTGGCTTAACGCAGAGATAAAGGACACGGATGACGACATCGACCAGCAGATAAAAGTGATGCCGCTATGGCAGGAGAAAGTGAAGCTGCTGGAAGAAGTCAAGGGTATAGGACGGACAACGCTGGCGGTTCTGCTGTCGATGCTGCCGGAGCTGGGACAACTTAACAGACGTAAAATCAGCGCACTGGTAGGCGTGTGTCCTTATGCCCATGACAGCGGAAAGATGAAAGGAAAACGATGTATCTGGGGAGGACGAAGTGCGGTGCGTGCAGCGCTGTACATGGCGGCAATGTCAGCGGTGCGTTATAACCCAACCATACAGGCTTTTTTTGAGAAACTGAGAAGCAAGGGAAAAGCCTTTAAAGTGGCGATGACAGCCTGCGTCAGAAAGCTGGTAACAATCCTGAATGCGATGGTGCGGGACAATAAAAAATGGGCGGCAGCTTAG